In a genomic window of Coregonus clupeaformis isolate EN_2021a chromosome 27, ASM2061545v1, whole genome shotgun sequence:
- the LOC121541330 gene encoding bromodomain-containing protein 8-like: MASGIGKHKLLSMGPTEPWSVREKLCLATSVMKSGDQNWVSVSRAIKPFAEPGRPPDWFSQKHCASQYSELLETTETPKRKRGEKGEVVETVEDLIVRRLTAERIDELKRLIKDTQEKHRKLKTEAELIQAGHLDSKLEDLWGEIVQKKKQEQDEADVKRKATDTAYLARQAVKNTPKRVPSVTVRSPPGCGSPSLEFCQGDTPQNTPEDPSTSVTAPGAAGFMPLTEACGLGGAEAGLGTLLDESPQKKLLGQKATPPPSPLLSELLKKGNLLPTSPRLVGEGDLPGNMTIAHDLQLTGSVLPGCLATGAPTLSRLLEAGPQFSAPLGSLASSTDSSSVLLTAAAPPTMDSPASLHTGGNEVGASQPGPGEGTEEDLVTVSYMAEELDQETVGDIIAIIEDKGDENTEALDAAAVEAALSLCEETGYALSGRLEPGPFKPPESDPSGAPHSSSHLSSLAGSQEVKREALELRSGSSACDSQDNCPSGYPRPLGISGLPPSSSSSSCSSMMLEHSQAIGGRLQPGAMGGADGEGSPVSPHATIKCESEEWTQQGADTPHADSEDGPMTRRHSKDVKEEEGVSDGEEGSASETKEGLDGDGGDEEGDGAEAYLSEAEGETELEPPASESEDGYSLHTASSSLQLHTTADSIPSSPASSQFSMCSEDQEARQAQKIWKKAIMLVWRAAANHRYANVFLQPVTDDIAPGYHSIVHRPMDLSSIKKNIETGLIRNTAEFQRDIMLMFQNAVMYNSCDHDVFHMALEMQRDVLEQVQQFLATQLIMQTSESGISAKSLRGRESTRKQDPSDKDSVPMASPAFLLSLFDGGTRGRRCAIEADLKMKK; encoded by the exons AACACAAGTTGCTCTCCATGGGGCCAACAGAGCCATGGTCGGTGAGGGAGAAGCTGTGCTTGGCCACCTCTGTCATGAAGAGCGGGGACCAGAACTG GGTGTCTGTCAGTCGAGCCATCAAACCATTTGCAGAGCCAGGACGACCCCCTGATTGGTTCTCACAAAAG CACTGTGCCTCCCAGTACTCAGAGCTCCTGGAGACAACAGAGACCCCAAA ACGGAAGCGTGGTGAGAAAGGTGAGGTGGTGGAGACAGTGGAGGATTTGATAGTCCGCAGGCTCACGGCAGAGAGGATTGATGAGCTGAAGAGACTGATCAAAGACACACAGGAGAAGCACAG GAAGCTGAAGACAGAGGCAGAGCTGATCCAAGCCGGGCACCTGGACTCCAAGCTAGAGGATCTATGGGGAGAGATTGTGCA GAAGAAGAAACAGGAACAGGACGAGGCAGACGTGAAAAGGAAGGCCACAGACACAGCCTATCTAG CCAGACAGGCGGTGAAGAACACCCCTAAAAGAGTGCCCAGTGTGACCGTGCGCTCTCCCCCGGGGTGCGGCTCGCCAAGCCTCGAGTTCTGCCAAGGGGACACACCCCAGAACACACCCGAGGACCCCAGCACCTCAGTGACT GCACCAGGAGCAGCAGGGTTCATGCCCCTGACTGAGGCCTGTGGGCTGGGTGGTGCAGAGGCGGGCCTGGGCACTCTTCTGGATGAGTCCCCACAAAAGAAGCTCTTGGGCCAGAAAGCCACGCCGCcaccatcccctctcctctctgagctaCTGAAGAAAGGCAATCTCCTACCCACAAGCCCCAGACTG GTTGGAGAAGGTGACCTGCCTGGTAATATGACAATAGCACATGACCTACAGCTCACAGGCTCTGTTCTACCTGGCTGTCTggcaacag GTGCCCCTACACTTTCTCGTTTGCTGGAGGCTGGGCCTCAGTTCTCAGCTCCGCTGGGCTCCTTGGCCAGCAGCACAGACTCCTCCAGTGTCCTTCTCACTGCTGCTGCACCCCCCACTATGGACTCCCCCGCCTCACTACACACag GAGGGAATGAGGTGGGGGCCTCCCAGCCTGGCCCAGGGGAGGGGACAGAAGAAGACCTAGTGACGGTGTCCTACATGGCAGAAGAATTGGACCAGGAGACAGTGGGGGACATCATCGCCATCATCGAGGACAAG GGTGATGAGAATACTGAGGCTTTGGATGCGgctgcagtggaggctgctctGTCCCTGTGTGAGGAGACAGGATACGCCCTGTCTGGCCGTTTGGAGCCAGGGCCCTTCAAGCCCCCTGAGTCTGACCCTTCTGGGGCCCCACACTCCTCCTCACACCTCTCCTCCCTCGCTGGCAGTCAGGAGGTGAAGAGGGAGGCCCTGGAGTTACGGAGTGGGAGCTCTGCATGTGACAGCCAGGACAACTGTCCCTCGGGGTACCCACGGCCCCTGGGCATCAGCggccttcctccctcctcttcttcatcatcCTGCTCTTCTATGATGCTGGAGCACAGCCAGGCTATTGGGGGTCGTCTGCAGCCTGGGGCCATGGGCGGGGCCGATGGGGAGGGAAGCCCAGTCTCTCCCCACGCGACCATCAAATGTGAGAGTGAAGAGTGGACGCAGCAAGGAGCTGACACCCCACATGCAG ACTCCGAGGATGGCCCCATGACAAGAAGACACTCCAAG GATgtgaaggaggaagagggggtgAGCGACGGAGAGGAGGGGAGTGCCTCAGAGACTAAAGAGGGCctggatggggatgggggggatgaggagggggacGGGGCAGAGGCCTACCTGTCGGAggcagagggggagacagagctGGAACCCCCAGCCAGTGAGAGTGAGGACGGTTACAGTCTGCACACAGCCTCCTCCTCTCTGCAGCTTCACACCACTGCAGACTCTATCCCCAGCAGCCCTGCCTCCTCCCAgtt TTCAATGTGCAGTGAGGATCAGGAGGCCAGACAGGCTCAGAAGATCTGGAAGAAAGCCATCATGCTGGTATGGCGTGCAGCTGCCAATCATAG GTATGCTAATGTATTCCTGCAGCCTGTGACTGATGACATTGCCCCGGGGTACCACAGTATTGTTCACAG gCCCATGGACCTGTCCTCCATTAAGAAGAACATTGAGACAGGTCTGATCCGCAACACGGCAGAATTCCAGCGGGACATCATGCTGATGTTCCAGAACGCAGTGATGTACAACAGCTGTGACCACGACGTGTTCCACATGGCCCTGGAGATGCAGAGGGACGTCCTGGAACAGGTCCAGCAGTTCCTGGCCACACAGCTCATCATGCAGACCTCAGAGTCGGGCATCAGCGCCAAGAGCCTGAGGGGCCGGGAGAGCACCCGCAAGCAGGACCCCTCGGACAAG GACAGTGTCCCCATGGCCTCTCctgccttccttctctctctcttt GATGGGGGCACCAGGGGGCGCCGTTGTGCCATAGAAGCCGACCTGAAGATGAAGAAATAA